The following are encoded in a window of Fusarium verticillioides 7600 chromosome 6, whole genome shotgun sequence genomic DNA:
- a CDS encoding molybdopterin synthase catalytic subunit: MATQEKAQDLWELSEQKCYVALTHDHLNAQAIMDRVRSPSAGAIVLFAGTTRDNFAGKPVKELQYTAYHPRALKSMMAIAKDVRDKHGLRGVAMIHRLGPVPIAEESILIAVSSPHRQAAWRAGEEALEECKSKVEVWKREEFEGEGGIWRANRDGAIGQREES, encoded by the exons ATGGCAACTCAAgaaaaggctcaagatctcTGGGAACTATCAGAACAAAAATGCTATGTCGCTCTGACTCACGATCATCTCAATGCCCAGGCCATCATGGACCGGGTGCGCAGCCCCTCAGCTGGCGCAATCGTGCTATTTGCAG GTACCACTCGTGATAACTTTGCAGGAAAGCCAGTGAAGGAACTACAATACACAGCTTATCACCCCAGAGCTCTCAAGTCCATGATGGCCATTGCAAAGGACGTTCGCGATAAGCATGGTCTCCGCGGGGTAGCCATGATCCATCGCCTCGGACCTGTACCTATCGCAGAAGAGAGCATACTAATCGCCGTCTCGTCACCTCATCGACAAGCGGCGTGGCGAGCTGGTGAAGAGGCGTTGGAAGAATGCAAATCCAAAGTTGAGGTTTGGAAACGTGAGGAGTTTGAAGGTGAGGGGGGGATATGGAGAGCAAACCGAGATGGAGCTATCGGACAGCGTGAAGAAAGCTGA